Proteins encoded by one window of Chondromyces crocatus:
- the rplS gene encoding 50S ribosomal protein L19 has translation MQTSNILAKLEAPMIRESLPDFRVGDTVRVHYRIVEGEKERIQVFQGVVLKRHRAGVRSTFTVRKVSFSVGVERIFLLHSPRIDKVEVVSRGLVRRARLFYLRKLSGKAARVRDAREQ, from the coding sequence ATGCAGACCTCGAACATCCTCGCGAAGCTCGAAGCTCCCATGATCCGGGAGAGCCTCCCCGACTTCCGTGTCGGCGACACGGTGCGGGTGCATTATCGGATCGTCGAGGGGGAGAAAGAGCGGATCCAGGTGTTCCAGGGGGTGGTGCTGAAGCGCCACCGCGCCGGTGTTCGGAGCACTTTCACCGTCCGGAAGGTGAGCTTCTCGGTCGGCGTCGAGAGGATCTTCCTGCTTCACAGCCCCCGCATCGACAAGGTGGAGGTCGTCTCGCGTGGCCTCGTTCGCCGCGCGCGCCTCTTCTACCTCCGCAAGCTCTCTGGCAAGGCCGCCCGCGTCCGCGACGCGCGCGAGCAGTGA
- a CDS encoding FHA domain-containing protein → MLCPRCGAPATPADKFCAICASPLGASGYGAPPPPPPPPPFGGAPGFGPPQDAGFGAPPGGGFGPPGPGFGPPPQPGGFGPPPPQPGGFGPPPPPQQGSFGPPPPQPGGFGPPPPPPQQGSFGPPPPQPGGFGPPPPPPPPVPGNMFGSPPPPPPPVPLGPSDGFGAPPPPPPGFGPPPAGGSGGYAPPPPPPPAAEPAGSGGYPPVPRPGFAPPAKPAARCVQGHVIPAGGSFCMEGGHPIALDNDSFGNDAYGPTAYAPQGGGFGAEPYPAPPPAGIPPLPPGGPSATPGAPRAVPAAEPPKDRAALAGFLISFQDDPLGKHWVLYQGKNLIGRAETGQKVDVPVAHGTTSTHHATIDCEGGRMILSDLGSTNGTFHNEEAIGFQGRRELRDGDRIRFGGFSVIVINVATRS, encoded by the coding sequence ATGCTCTGTCCGCGTTGCGGCGCTCCCGCGACCCCCGCCGACAAGTTCTGCGCCATTTGCGCCTCACCGCTCGGCGCTTCAGGGTACGGCGCTCCGCCTCCCCCTCCCCCGCCCCCTCCGTTCGGGGGAGCCCCTGGTTTCGGCCCTCCGCAGGACGCTGGGTTTGGCGCTCCTCCGGGTGGGGGCTTCGGACCGCCAGGGCCTGGATTCGGACCTCCGCCGCAGCCAGGCGGCTTTGGACCTCCGCCGCCCCAGCCGGGTGGCTTCGGGCCGCCTCCGCCGCCCCAGCAAGGGAGCTTTGGACCTCCGCCGCCCCAGCCGGGGGGCTTCGGGCCGCCTCCGCCTCCGCCGCAGCAAGGGAGCTTTGGCCCTCCGCCACCTCAGCCGGGTGGCTTCGGGCCGCCCCCACCTCCTCCCCCTCCTGTGCCGGGCAACATGTTCGGCTCACCGCCTCCGCCCCCACCTCCCGTGCCTCTTGGCCCCTCCGATGGCTTCGGCGCGCCACCACCTCCGCCCCCCGGCTTCGGTCCTCCACCCGCAGGTGGGTCGGGCGGCTACGCCCCGCCGCCTCCCCCGCCTCCAGCGGCCGAGCCTGCAGGGAGCGGTGGTTATCCCCCCGTACCTCGCCCGGGCTTCGCGCCCCCCGCCAAGCCAGCTGCGCGCTGCGTCCAGGGACATGTCATCCCCGCGGGCGGCTCCTTCTGCATGGAAGGCGGGCACCCCATTGCCCTCGACAACGACAGCTTTGGAAATGACGCCTACGGGCCCACCGCCTATGCGCCGCAAGGCGGTGGCTTCGGTGCGGAGCCTTATCCCGCGCCCCCTCCCGCCGGGATCCCGCCCCTGCCGCCTGGCGGACCGAGCGCCACCCCCGGGGCCCCGAGGGCTGTGCCGGCCGCCGAGCCGCCCAAGGATCGCGCCGCACTCGCGGGCTTCCTGATCAGCTTCCAGGACGACCCGCTGGGCAAGCACTGGGTGCTCTACCAGGGCAAAAACCTCATCGGGCGCGCAGAGACGGGCCAGAAGGTGGACGTACCCGTCGCGCATGGAACCACGTCCACGCACCACGCCACGATCGACTGCGAGGGCGGGCGCATGATCCTCTCCGATCTCGGCTCGACCAACGGCACCTTTCACAACGAAGAGGCCATCGGCTTCCAGGGGCGACGCGAGCTCCGGGATGGCGATCGCATCCGCTTCGGTGGCTTCAGTGTCATTGTCATCAACGTCGCGACGAGAAGCTAG